The following nucleotide sequence is from Chlamydiota bacterium.
CCTGGGGGCGGTGATGGAGGGGGATCTGGAGGATCTGACGAAGGCGCTCATCGAGAAGGATCAGGAGGAGAGGCTGAAGCAGCGGTAACGCAACCGCGGGGTGCGAGGCAGCATGGGACCCAACTCCGACCGCGTCATCGATCTCATCAACTGGGGCCGCGCGCTCTTCATCGAGCGGAGGATCCCGCACGCGCGCTACACGATGGAGGTGCTCCTCGAGCACATCCTGGGGGCCGCGCGCGCGGATCTCTACTGCGACCGGGACCGCCGGCTCACCGCGGAACAGATGGACCGGCTGATGGGCTATATCGAGGAACGGCTCGCCCGGAAGCCGCTCTGGCACCTGGTGGGCTCCGTGGAGTTCTACGGCCTGCCGATCCGCGTGAGCGACCGCGTGCTCATCCCGCGGCCGGAGACGGAGCTGCTCGTCGAGCGCGCCGTGCAGGAGCTGACGCGGCGCCCGCGGCAGGCGGTGCGGTACGTCGCCGACGTCGGGACCGGCAGCGGGAACATCGCCATCGCCGTCGCCTCTGCGGCGGGCGGGACGTTCGTGTACGCGACCGACCTCTCCCCGGAGGCGCTGGCCGTCGCGAAGGCGAACGCCCGGCAGAACGGCGTCGAGGGGGCGATATGCTTCCTGGAGGGGGATCTCCTCGAGCCGCT
It contains:
- the prmC gene encoding peptide chain release factor N(5)-glutamine methyltransferase; the encoded protein is MGPNSDRVIDLINWGRALFIERRIPHARYTMEVLLEHILGAARADLYCDRDRRLTAEQMDRLMGYIEERLARKPLWHLVGSVEFYGLPIRVSDRVLIPRPETELLVERAVQELTRRPRQAVRYVADVGTGSGNIAIAVASAAGGTFVYATDLSPEALAVAKANARQNGVEGAICFLEGDLLEPLRAGGRGKVDMVVSNPPYVSDADWADLPPEVRDREPRLALRGGPDGLRCLARLVEEAPSVLVPGGALLLEVGRGQAPQVRAMMERAGVYRRVETHRDYAGIDRLVVGADVGRV